In Streptomyces europaeiscabiei, a single genomic region encodes these proteins:
- a CDS encoding ParB N-terminal domain-containing protein, which translates to MTSTKAPTAKAPTTVWPTLPAADLVAHAPDAAADPQLIESIQANGFDDPLYVATLGDGTYRVVDGLRRLAAAIEAGITDVPVTFRPVIRVTALTAHPGNVRQGLRITKEFRASLRENGVRIPLKIKRTDAGALEVGDGHRRLAAAIEVGLTHVPYEYDEVDEATRYTDMVTTAVHREALTDGEEISALFSAAQLGASTKSLAAAAGRTQKDVKAMVAVGGSATVARVTAHATRALTLDQLGQLAELETHAPEAAARIERMIKENPAKDPSWEITSALLTVSRDQDAAAHRATLEEAGARIRTTTELSEKAIPVRELRNLDDDHAGCQGEVWVREPHSSRYTRYCANPPFYGHTVATSGEAKPSSAERKAVIIGNQHWDAAEIVRRKWLAELIGAQHTKARQDEFMAIVTTVMFQWDDVVRSKQPHPQHPRVCGELLGLPEASRTRGEAAKRAEAAAARRRPALLFANIAACFELYIPRTTWRTGQTGEQGATTSGIRKVAAAYLTWLTGLGYEPTPIETAVIEGKAYNPAAAEHAATDTID; encoded by the coding sequence ATGACCAGCACCAAGGCCCCCACCGCCAAGGCACCCACGACCGTGTGGCCGACCCTCCCCGCCGCCGATCTCGTCGCCCACGCGCCCGACGCCGCCGCCGACCCCCAGCTGATCGAGTCCATCCAGGCCAACGGATTCGACGACCCGCTGTACGTCGCCACTCTCGGCGATGGCACGTACCGGGTCGTTGACGGACTGCGCCGACTCGCCGCCGCCATCGAGGCCGGAATCACTGACGTGCCGGTCACCTTCCGGCCCGTCATCCGCGTGACCGCACTCACCGCCCACCCCGGCAACGTCCGTCAAGGCCTGCGGATCACCAAGGAGTTCCGCGCCTCCCTGCGCGAGAACGGCGTCCGTATCCCCCTCAAGATCAAGCGGACCGACGCCGGAGCCCTCGAAGTCGGCGACGGCCACCGTCGACTCGCCGCAGCGATCGAGGTCGGTCTCACCCACGTCCCGTACGAGTACGACGAGGTCGACGAAGCCACCCGCTACACGGACATGGTCACCACCGCCGTCCACCGCGAAGCCCTCACGGACGGCGAGGAGATCTCCGCGCTGTTCAGTGCCGCCCAGCTCGGCGCCAGCACCAAGAGCCTGGCAGCCGCCGCCGGACGCACCCAGAAGGACGTCAAGGCCATGGTCGCCGTCGGAGGCTCCGCCACCGTCGCCCGCGTGACTGCACACGCCACGCGCGCGCTCACCCTCGACCAGCTCGGCCAGCTCGCCGAGTTGGAGACGCACGCCCCCGAGGCCGCCGCTCGCATCGAGCGGATGATCAAGGAGAACCCCGCCAAGGACCCCTCATGGGAGATCACCAGCGCACTTCTGACCGTCAGTCGCGACCAGGACGCCGCCGCGCACCGCGCCACCCTCGAAGAGGCCGGGGCCCGCATCAGGACCACTACCGAACTCTCCGAGAAGGCCATCCCCGTCCGCGAACTGCGCAACCTCGACGACGACCACGCCGGATGCCAGGGCGAGGTATGGGTCAGGGAGCCCCACAGCTCCCGGTACACCCGCTACTGCGCCAACCCCCCGTTCTACGGCCACACCGTCGCCACCAGCGGTGAAGCCAAGCCCAGCAGCGCCGAGCGCAAGGCCGTGATCATCGGCAACCAGCATTGGGACGCCGCCGAGATCGTCCGCCGCAAGTGGCTCGCCGAACTGATCGGCGCCCAGCACACCAAGGCCCGCCAGGACGAGTTCATGGCGATCGTCACCACCGTCATGTTCCAGTGGGACGACGTGGTGCGGAGCAAGCAGCCCCACCCCCAGCACCCCCGCGTATGCGGCGAGTTGCTCGGCCTCCCCGAGGCCAGCCGCACCAGGGGCGAGGCCGCCAAGCGCGCCGAGGCAGCCGCCGCCCGCCGCCGCCCCGCACTGCTGTTCGCCAACATCGCCGCATGCTTCGAGCTGTACATCCCCCGCACCACGTGGCGCACCGGCCAGACCGGCGAGCAGGGCGCGACCACCAGCGGCATCCGCAAGGTCGCCGCCGCCTACCTGACGTGGCTGACGGGACTCGGCTACGAGCCGACCCCCATCGAGACCGCCGTCATCGAGGGCAAGGCGTACAACCCCGCCGCCGCCGAGCACGCCGCCACCGACACCATCGACTAG
- a CDS encoding PadR family transcriptional regulator, giving the protein MNQSDLTPAMVRILQTFLEDPDRTFYATELMKAARVGSGSLYPALTRMQNAEWLVEEPEDIDPRKEGRPARRNFTITPKGALEAHHALVELSAAVRPPASSPGWLVPKPLAEYAWAAVERLGSRLGWTHIQPKGL; this is encoded by the coding sequence ATGAATCAGAGTGACCTCACACCTGCGATGGTGAGGATCCTTCAGACGTTCTTGGAGGATCCGGATCGCACGTTCTACGCCACCGAGCTGATGAAGGCTGCGCGAGTTGGCAGTGGCTCGCTCTATCCGGCGCTGACCCGGATGCAGAACGCTGAGTGGCTCGTCGAGGAGCCCGAGGACATCGACCCGCGCAAGGAGGGGAGGCCCGCGCGCCGCAACTTCACCATCACCCCCAAGGGTGCGCTCGAAGCGCACCATGCGCTGGTGGAGTTGAGTGCGGCAGTGCGCCCGCCGGCCTCGTCCCCCGGTTGGCTCGTCCCGAAGCCGCTCGCGGAGTACGCCTGGGCTGCCGTTGAGCGGTTGGGCTCGCGGCTCGGCTGGACCCACATTCAGCCGAAGGGGCTCTGA
- a CDS encoding IS3 family transposase (programmed frameshift), with translation MPAPRKYPDELRERAVREVRTTGRPIAHVAKDLGIHKEALRGWVRQAEADAGERDDRLTTAEHEELKQLRKEVAELRRANEILKAASAFFAAELDRPRNEADQVIEHLKDKGLGVGFACRVLGLSESAYYARKKRPKSARRLRDDQLMPLIEQVHAESGGTYGVRRITRALRRKGVLVARCTVERLMRELGLEGVIRGQRRRTTVPEPSAPRPPDLVDRDFTASRPDQLWVADMTYVRTWSGWAYVAFVLDVYSRMIVGWQVANHMRTELPLDALEMALWRRRIKKDSGLIHHSDRGSQYVSIRYTERLSEIGASASVGSVADSYDNAMAEALNGTFKAELIEMQGPWRDVDQVERAIFQWVTWYNEERLHSALDYVPPAEYEREWWRQREATPQSA, from the exons GTGCCAGCACCACGCAAATACCCGGACGAGCTCCGCGAGCGGGCCGTCCGCGAGGTCCGCACCACGGGCCGGCCGATCGCGCACGTCGCCAAAGACCTGGGCATCCACAAGGAAGCTCTGCGAGGCTGGGTCCGCCAGGCCGAGGCGGACGCCGGCGAGCGCGACGACCGGCTGACCACCGCCGAGCACGAGGAACTGAAGCAACTCCGCAAAGAAGTAGCGGAGTTGAGGCGGGCGAATGAGATCCTCAAAGCCGCGAGCGCGTTTTTTGCGGCCGAACTCGACCGTCCCCGGA ACGAGGCCGACCAGGTGATCGAGCACCTCAAGGACAAGGGTCTCGGGGTCGGGTTCGCCTGCCGGGTGCTGGGGCTGTCGGAGTCGGCGTACTACGCGCGCAAGAAGCGGCCGAAGTCGGCCCGCCGACTGCGCGACGACCAGCTGATGCCGCTGATCGAACAGGTCCATGCCGAGTCCGGCGGCACCTATGGTGTCCGCCGGATCACCCGCGCGCTCAGGCGCAAGGGCGTTCTCGTGGCACGCTGCACCGTCGAGCGGCTGATGCGTGAGCTGGGCCTGGAGGGCGTGATCCGCGGGCAGCGTCGCCGCACCACGGTGCCGGAGCCGTCGGCACCCAGGCCGCCGGACCTGGTCGACCGCGACTTCACGGCCTCGCGGCCGGATCAGCTGTGGGTGGCGGACATGACGTATGTGCGCACCTGGTCCGGCTGGGCGTACGTGGCGTTCGTCCTGGACGTGTACTCGCGGATGATTGTCGGCTGGCAGGTCGCGAACCACATGCGGACCGAACTGCCTTTGGACGCACTGGAGATGGCGTTGTGGAGACGCCGGATCAAGAAGGACTCCGGCCTCATTCATCACAGCGACCGTGGGTCGCAATACGTGTCAATTCGGTATACGGAGAGGCTGTCCGAGATCGGGGCTTCAGCCTCGGTCGGCTCGGTCGCGGACAGCTACGACAACGCGATGGCCGAGGCGCTGAACGGCACCTTCAAGGCCGAGCTGATCGAGATGCAAGGACCGTGGCGGGACGTCGACCAGGTCGAGCGGGCGATCTTCCAGTGGGTCACCTGGTACAACGAGGAACGGCTCCACTCCGCCCTCGACTACGTACCGCCCGCCGAGTACGAACGCGAGTGGTGGCGGCAACGGGAAGCCACCCCGCAGTCCGCCTGA
- a CDS encoding FRG domain-containing protein, with amino-acid sequence MVRPGSTGSLAGEFFAEREINSQIGLNDTQESLWEWLREGAESSHSAGCPVLPHSSAENIFYRGQSNADHGLSSSLFRVLSASVSRVTEYRMAKVEEHILKVMRGQGLGRLMTDGQLLGLLQHHGIPTRLIDVSKSPLEALFFAVDQDHDLDGRLFVIQLHPSDGGETDTIDLTDQHQLEWADAARGEQYAKSSWTGRVAVIDPQDLDPRMRAQQGCFLVGGLIASYSRRQMQFRGHVLAADDLAEITTLSIRFPQRNAPGKAWSATAWTVRIPARWKRPLSDLLRSEKDPITKDTMYPPLAEVKRLAISKADELSRATWVTRKRPRAPS; translated from the coding sequence ATGGTGCGCCCGGGCTCTACCGGTTCGTTGGCTGGAGAATTCTTTGCGGAACGTGAGATCAACTCGCAGATTGGACTGAATGACACGCAAGAAAGCCTGTGGGAATGGCTCAGGGAAGGAGCAGAAAGTAGTCACTCGGCGGGCTGCCCCGTGCTGCCTCACTCGTCGGCTGAGAATATCTTCTACAGGGGGCAGTCCAATGCTGATCACGGTCTCTCCTCTAGCCTCTTCCGAGTCCTTAGTGCCTCAGTGTCAAGAGTCACCGAATACAGGATGGCCAAAGTAGAGGAACACATACTGAAAGTCATGAGAGGACAAGGGCTTGGACGGCTGATGACGGACGGACAACTCTTGGGCCTCTTGCAGCATCATGGTATCCCGACCCGGCTCATCGACGTGTCGAAGTCCCCGCTGGAAGCCCTGTTCTTCGCCGTGGATCAGGACCATGATCTGGACGGCCGACTGTTTGTGATCCAGCTCCACCCAAGCGACGGCGGTGAGACAGACACCATCGACCTTACCGACCAACACCAGTTGGAATGGGCAGACGCTGCACGCGGCGAGCAGTACGCCAAATCGAGCTGGACGGGCCGAGTGGCAGTCATTGATCCACAGGACCTCGACCCTCGAATGCGCGCCCAGCAGGGATGTTTTCTCGTAGGCGGCCTCATCGCCAGCTACTCCCGGCGGCAGATGCAGTTTCGTGGCCATGTATTGGCAGCAGATGACCTGGCCGAGATCACGACTCTCAGTATCCGGTTTCCGCAACGCAACGCACCAGGGAAAGCATGGTCCGCTACGGCCTGGACGGTCCGCATTCCCGCGCGTTGGAAGCGCCCCCTAAGCGATCTACTCAGAAGCGAAAAGGACCCAATCACCAAGGACACCATGTATCCGCCCCTAGCTGAGGTGAAACGTTTGGCGATCAGCAAGGCGGACGAGTTGTCCAGGGCCACATGGGTGACCAGGAAGCGCCCGCGCGCGCCCTCGTGA
- a CDS encoding IS701 family transposase, with translation MSQIAGRFGRVEPRRRVRQLVLGMLSDLPRKNCWSIAEWAGESTPDGMQHLLGRAKWDADQVRDDLRGYVLEHLADDQAVLVVDETGDVKKGTSTVGVQRQYTGTAGRIENAQVAVYMVYAGQRGHAAVDRELYIPRSWTSDPDRCRATGLREETRFATKPELAARMVTRFLDAGHRATWVAGDEVYGGDPKLRTALEVRGISYVLAVACSHGVTTGARKFRADSLAKKVPKRAWQKLSAGAGAKGHRFYDWAVIDLTDGGPGSRQLLIRRSRSTGEVAYYRCYSPEPVPLTTLVRVAGSRWRVEEFFQAGKGLTALDEHQVRRYASWSRWVTLAMLAHAFLAVVRADEHARSPTPDGLIQLTCNEIQRLFITLVVRPDPDVAHRLSWSDWRRRHQARSRTSHYRRRSVPA, from the coding sequence ATGAGCCAGATTGCAGGTCGGTTCGGTCGGGTCGAACCGCGGCGTCGGGTCCGGCAGTTGGTGCTCGGAATGCTCTCGGATCTGCCGCGCAAGAACTGCTGGAGCATTGCCGAGTGGGCCGGGGAATCCACCCCGGACGGCATGCAGCACTTGCTCGGGCGGGCCAAGTGGGACGCCGACCAGGTCCGCGACGACCTGCGCGGCTATGTCCTGGAGCATCTGGCAGACGACCAAGCGGTTCTGGTGGTCGACGAGACCGGGGACGTGAAGAAGGGCACCAGCACGGTCGGCGTCCAGCGCCAATACACGGGCACCGCTGGCCGGATCGAGAACGCGCAGGTCGCTGTCTACATGGTCTACGCAGGTCAGCGCGGGCACGCGGCCGTGGACCGGGAACTCTACATTCCGCGCTCCTGGACCTCGGATCCTGACCGGTGCCGCGCCACGGGACTGAGAGAAGAGACGCGCTTCGCCACCAAGCCGGAGCTCGCGGCCCGCATGGTCACTCGGTTTCTGGACGCCGGCCACCGTGCCACCTGGGTTGCGGGCGACGAGGTCTACGGCGGCGACCCGAAACTGCGAACCGCGCTGGAGGTGCGCGGCATCAGCTACGTGCTCGCGGTGGCGTGCTCACACGGCGTCACCACCGGCGCGAGGAAGTTCCGTGCGGACAGCCTCGCCAAGAAGGTGCCCAAGCGGGCCTGGCAGAAGCTGTCCGCCGGGGCCGGGGCAAAGGGCCACCGCTTCTACGACTGGGCGGTTATTGACCTCACCGATGGCGGACCTGGCAGTCGCCAACTCCTGATCCGCCGCAGCCGCAGTACCGGCGAAGTCGCCTACTACCGCTGCTACTCGCCCGAACCGGTTCCCCTGACCACGCTGGTGCGAGTCGCTGGGTCCAGGTGGCGAGTCGAGGAGTTCTTCCAGGCCGGAAAGGGCCTGACCGCCCTGGACGAGCACCAGGTCCGCCGCTACGCATCCTGGTCCCGCTGGGTCACCCTCGCCATGCTCGCGCATGCCTTCCTGGCCGTCGTCCGCGCGGACGAACACGCCCGCAGCCCCACACCGGACGGCCTCATACAGCTCACCTGCAACGAGATCCAGCGCTTGTTCATTACGCTCGTCGTCCGGCCTGACCCCGACGTCGCCCATCGGCTCAGCTGGTCCGACTGGCGCCGCCGCCATCAGGCCCGATCCCGGACCAGCCACTACCGGCGCCGATCCGTTCCGGCATGA
- a CDS encoding AbiV family abortive infection protein: MAKLPTDPDVMARTVVDIAAASFTNARALLTGAQAVLDTRQWPTAFSVAALALEEVGKAAMCMTMLAMPPTMREQFRPQFEKAFVDHRTKAGFAHLILGVVAEAMPASLDQLMADAIESARKSNAVKFRGLYVDYTDTGVLLTPASVGEKEARWMVATVTTALAESVDTEAAVADPDVLLDFLSEWQDGVDFHALEAYVESATEEFIGHIRAFVRDDVPPPADFLGPALARKLAAADGAPDSGPLPDPA; the protein is encoded by the coding sequence ATGGCGAAACTCCCCACCGATCCGGACGTGATGGCGCGTACGGTCGTCGACATCGCGGCCGCGTCCTTCACGAACGCGCGCGCCCTGCTTACCGGTGCTCAGGCTGTCCTCGACACACGCCAGTGGCCCACGGCTTTCTCCGTCGCCGCCCTGGCTCTTGAGGAGGTCGGCAAGGCGGCCATGTGCATGACGATGCTCGCCATGCCTCCCACGATGCGCGAACAGTTCCGTCCCCAGTTCGAGAAGGCGTTCGTCGACCACCGGACGAAGGCAGGGTTCGCGCACCTCATCTTGGGGGTGGTCGCCGAAGCGATGCCGGCCAGCCTCGATCAGCTGATGGCGGACGCGATCGAGTCCGCCCGCAAGAGCAACGCCGTCAAGTTCCGAGGGTTGTACGTCGACTACACCGATACCGGCGTCCTGCTGACGCCCGCCTCGGTGGGCGAGAAAGAGGCCAGGTGGATGGTCGCGACCGTCACCACGGCGCTCGCCGAGTCCGTTGACACTGAGGCGGCCGTGGCCGACCCTGACGTCCTCCTCGACTTCCTCAGCGAGTGGCAGGACGGCGTGGACTTCCACGCCCTTGAGGCGTATGTCGAGAGCGCTACGGAGGAGTTCATCGGTCATATCCGGGCGTTCGTCCGCGACGACGTACCTCCGCCCGCCGACTTCCTCGGCCCGGCTCTGGCGAGGAAACTCGCCGCAGCCGACGGCGCACCAGACTCCGGCCCTCTGCCCGATCCTGCATAG
- a CDS encoding ricin-type beta-trefoil lectin domain protein yields the protein MRPTTMRTLGVVTMVVGALAAAAVPAGAFPDEQRVLIRSALGDRCVRVQATPQSADEPPLRLALAECDERDTAQRLRYSWGTLRVDSVPGMCVAPAERQALALAPCEEDDRRQLWVSQPLTNDAPTDHIQTDEDGKSLSWEAAKDGTVRLAPTSDRAAQEWLYTPLP from the coding sequence ATGAGGCCAACGACGATGCGGACGCTCGGCGTTGTGACGATGGTGGTGGGCGCGCTTGCCGCGGCCGCAGTCCCGGCGGGAGCGTTCCCCGACGAGCAGCGGGTGCTGATTCGCTCCGCCCTCGGCGACCGGTGCGTGAGGGTGCAGGCGACGCCCCAGAGCGCCGACGAGCCGCCGTTGCGACTGGCCCTGGCCGAGTGCGACGAGCGCGACACCGCGCAGCGGCTCCGCTACAGCTGGGGGACACTGCGCGTCGACTCGGTACCCGGCATGTGTGTCGCGCCCGCGGAGCGCCAGGCCCTGGCCCTGGCCCCGTGCGAGGAGGACGACCGCAGGCAACTGTGGGTGTCCCAGCCCCTCACCAACGACGCGCCCACCGACCACATCCAGACGGATGAGGACGGCAAGAGCCTGTCGTGGGAGGCCGCGAAGGACGGCACCGTACGCCTGGCCCCGACCAGCGACCGGGCCGCTCAGGAATGGCTCTACACACCACTCCCCTGA
- a CDS encoding tyrosine-type recombinase/integrase codes for MTSPALESPDMPGKVVARSPRTTLATLRRDPRDLWPEHARKLYDFLVSVYGEDDALPTLGAGWVAHQRSVNTQRAYARGFRVFEEFARDHGTHPLQVKFMLADTFAKYLETTPTWVRVKGGRRGDMTRTGKPYSDASRANALSSASSFFAYLDVVSDEPLKNPFDAVQRPVIDPDFSPTEGYTEQQWVELLVTARDHHRISAYRKRAYALLLILYTCCLRIDSLLTARVEHLGYDRGHHVLWVKVKGGGKKKKPIPPIAWDALQDYLDGRSSGWLFETATGGQLDEPAVWRLLRSLAKRAGLGEINHPPHGVKVDAITHALAKKDARPDKIQRWADHKDSRTTQRYNRRKELLDDSPGYALATDVASALEHGET; via the coding sequence GTGACTTCACCTGCCCTCGAATCACCCGATATGCCGGGGAAGGTGGTTGCCCGCTCGCCCCGGACGACGCTCGCCACGCTGCGGCGTGACCCGCGCGACCTGTGGCCGGAGCACGCGCGGAAGTTGTACGACTTCCTCGTCTCCGTGTACGGCGAGGACGACGCGCTGCCGACGCTCGGGGCCGGGTGGGTCGCCCACCAGCGCTCGGTGAACACTCAGCGCGCGTACGCCCGGGGCTTCCGGGTCTTCGAGGAGTTCGCCCGGGACCACGGCACGCACCCGCTGCAAGTGAAGTTCATGCTGGCCGACACCTTCGCCAAGTACCTTGAGACGACTCCCACCTGGGTGCGGGTCAAGGGCGGCCGGCGCGGCGACATGACCCGCACCGGGAAGCCGTACTCGGACGCCTCGCGGGCGAACGCGCTGTCGTCGGCGTCCAGCTTCTTCGCGTACCTGGACGTGGTCAGCGACGAACCGCTGAAGAACCCGTTCGACGCCGTGCAGCGCCCGGTCATCGACCCGGACTTCTCCCCGACTGAGGGATACACCGAGCAGCAGTGGGTCGAGCTGCTCGTCACCGCCCGGGACCACCACCGGATCTCCGCGTACCGCAAGCGGGCGTACGCGCTGCTGCTTATCCTCTACACCTGCTGCCTGCGCATCGACTCCCTGCTCACCGCGCGGGTCGAGCACCTGGGCTACGACAGGGGGCACCACGTGCTGTGGGTGAAGGTGAAGGGCGGCGGCAAGAAGAAGAAGCCGATCCCGCCCATCGCGTGGGACGCGCTGCAGGACTACCTCGACGGCCGCAGCAGCGGCTGGCTGTTCGAGACGGCGACCGGCGGCCAGCTCGACGAACCAGCCGTGTGGCGGCTGCTGCGCTCCCTGGCGAAGCGGGCCGGGCTCGGCGAGATCAACCACCCGCCGCACGGGGTCAAGGTAGACGCCATCACCCACGCCCTGGCCAAGAAGGACGCACGCCCGGACAAGATCCAGCGCTGGGCCGACCACAAGGACAGCCGCACCACACAGCGCTACAACCGGCGCAAGGAACTGCTCGACGACAGCCCCGGCTACGCCCTCGCCACCGACGTCGCCAGCGCCCTGGAGCACGGCGAGACCTGA
- a CDS encoding site-specific integrase encodes MEQTETSTDVRRVVTPSLVLPASAGPAGTTAAPDTAAFTPDVLAKLQELEERSAQHEKNLRPQNTTDSYAADWKQWEEFCALLELPVTAITPGSLTAFVEWLWWQPGWKKGTFTAPSTIDRRLSGVVVTGRTDHRLVLDKTVAARARRVLKAKVKEMQKTKETRGRGPAPALLAEHLRATVVAAPDNRLGIRDRSIGLTCFAIAGREHEVAFLRVRDFVVTEHGMEVDVRVSKIKPRKVKVPFGSRPSSCPVRAWRAWKAEAALDDSDDFAYKPLHNRWHTVMDGGLDPETIGDVITRLGKWAELDFRPTGHSPRRGLATSSKRAGNDRKVIAKQGGWADNSAAMEGYFEDGDGWEENALVRVL; translated from the coding sequence ATGGAGCAGACCGAGACGAGTACGGATGTTCGCCGCGTTGTGACCCCCTCGCTGGTGCTGCCGGCGTCGGCCGGACCGGCGGGCACCACCGCGGCGCCGGACACCGCGGCGTTCACCCCCGACGTGCTCGCCAAGCTGCAGGAGCTGGAGGAGCGATCCGCCCAGCACGAGAAGAACCTCCGGCCGCAGAACACCACCGACTCCTACGCCGCCGACTGGAAGCAGTGGGAAGAGTTCTGCGCGCTGCTCGAACTGCCCGTCACCGCCATCACGCCCGGGTCGCTGACCGCGTTCGTCGAGTGGCTGTGGTGGCAGCCCGGTTGGAAGAAGGGCACCTTCACCGCGCCCTCGACCATCGACCGCCGTCTGTCCGGCGTGGTGGTCACCGGCCGCACCGACCACCGCCTGGTCCTCGACAAGACCGTGGCCGCCCGCGCCCGCCGGGTGCTCAAGGCCAAGGTGAAGGAGATGCAGAAGACCAAGGAGACCCGGGGCCGGGGACCGGCGCCCGCGCTGCTCGCCGAGCACCTGCGCGCCACCGTGGTCGCCGCACCCGACAACCGCCTGGGCATCCGCGACCGTTCCATCGGGCTGACCTGCTTCGCCATCGCCGGGCGCGAGCACGAGGTCGCCTTCCTGCGGGTACGTGACTTCGTCGTCACCGAGCACGGCATGGAGGTCGACGTGCGTGTGTCGAAGATCAAGCCGAGGAAGGTGAAGGTGCCGTTCGGCTCCAGGCCGAGCAGCTGCCCGGTGCGCGCGTGGCGGGCCTGGAAGGCGGAGGCCGCGCTGGACGACTCCGACGACTTCGCGTACAAGCCGCTGCACAACCGGTGGCACACCGTCATGGACGGCGGACTCGACCCCGAGACCATCGGCGACGTCATCACCCGGCTGGGCAAGTGGGCCGAGCTGGACTTCCGGCCCACCGGGCACTCCCCGCGCCGAGGACTGGCCACCAGCTCCAAACGCGCCGGCAACGACCGCAAGGTCATCGCCAAGCAGGGCGGATGGGCCGACAACTCCGCCGCCATGGAGGGCTACTTCGAGGACGGCGACGGCTGGGAGGAGAACGCCCTGGTCAGGGTGCTGTAG